A section of the Citrus sinensis cultivar Valencia sweet orange chromosome 8, DVS_A1.0, whole genome shotgun sequence genome encodes:
- the LOC107174920 gene encoding putative pentatricopeptide repeat-containing protein At1g12700, mitochondrial isoform X4: MAFVSTTRPFHFTSISVSALRCNFSSSFPHTRKPTSSISENEPSYPTTTAKLKESLRLTVKDRASLEQFLKERCKSSGQGDITAITPNEAFCIFDYMLNMRPSPPPLTSFNLLFGCLAKTKHYDTVLSLFKRLNSTGLFPDLYTYNILINCFCKMGRVSHGFVVLGRILRSCFTPDAVAFTSLIKGLCAESRIMEAAALFTKLKAFGCKPNVITYSTLINGLCRTGHTIVALNLFEEMANGNGKFGVVCKPNTVTYTTIIDGLCKEGFVDKAKELFLQMKDKNINPDVVTYNSLIHGFCYANDWNEANCLLIEMMDQGVQPDVVTFNVIMDELCKNGKMDEASRLLELMILRGVNPNTSTFSTLMDGFCLTGRVNHAKELFVSMESMGCKHTVFSYSILINCYCKNKEIEGALTLYSEMLSKGIKPDVVIYNTLFTGLFEIHQVERAFKLFDEMQRDGVAADTWTYRTFIDGLCKNGYIVEAVELFRTLRILKCELDIRAYNCLIDGLCKSGRLEIARELFRSLPRGVLIADVVTYNIMIHALCTDGKMDKAHDLFLDMEAKGVAPNCVTFNTLMLGCIRNNETSKVVELLHRMDERNVIPDGSTLSIVVDLLVKNEISLNSIPQFKSQS, encoded by the coding sequence ATCCGACTACAACAGCTAAACTGAAGGAGTCGCTGCGACTGACAGTCAAAGACCGAGCCTCACTCGAACAATTCCTCAAAGAAAGGTGCAAATCATCAGGTCAAGGTGATATTACTGCTATTACTCCTAATGAAGCCTTTTGTATCTTTGATTACATGCTCAATATGCGCCCTTCTCCGCCTCCTCTCACTTCCTTCAATCTTTTGTTTGGTTGTCTTGCTAAGACTAAACATTATGATACTGTCCTATCACTCTTCAAGAGACTCAATTCCACTGGGTTGTTTCCGGATCTTTATACTTACAACATATTGATTAATTGCTTTTGCAAAATGGGTCGAGTTTCTCATGGTTTTGTTGTTCTTGGGAGAATCCTCAGATCTTGTTTTACTCCAGATGCTGTGGCCTTTACTTCTTTGATTAAAGGTTTGTGTGCGGAGAGTAGAATCATGGAGGCCGCCGCATTGTTTACGAAACTCAAAGCGTTTGGTTGTAAGCCTAATGTCATTACGTACAGTACTTTAATTAATGGATTGTGTCGAACCGGCCACACAATTGTTgctctaaatttatttgaagagaTGGCTAATGGAAATGGGAAATTTGGTGTTGTTTGTAAGCCAAACACTGTTACATACACTACTATTATAGATGGTCTTTGTAAGGAAGGTTTTGTGGACAAGGCCAAGGAACTGTTTCTGCAGATGAAGGATAAGAATATTAACCCAGATGTGGTTACTTACAACTCTTTGATTCACGGTTTTTGTTATGCTAATGATTGGAACGAGGCGAATTGTTTGCTTATTGAGATGATGGATCAAGGGGTACAGCCTGATGTTGTGACTTTCAATGTGATCATGGATGAGCTCTGCAAGAATGGGAAGATGGATGAAGCAAGTAGGCTGTTagaattgatgattttgagagGAGTGAATCCCAACACATCTACTTTTAGCACATTAATGGACGGGTTTTGCTTGACTGGTAGAGTTAATCATGCGAAGGAACTATTTGTTTCTATGGAGAGTATGGGTTGCAAACATACTGTTTTTAGTTACagtattttgataaattgttACTGCAAGAATAAGGAAATAGAGGGAGCGTTAACCCTTTATAGCGAAATGCTCTCTAAAGGAATTAAGCCAGATGTTGTTATATATAACACCTTGTTTACTGGCCTTTTTGAAATACACCAGGTTGAGCGTGCTTTCAAGCTGTTTGATGAGATGCAACGTGATGGCGTGGCAGCTGATACCTGGACATATAGAACCTTTATTGATGGGCTCTGCAAGAATGGTTATATTGTAGAGGCAGTTGAACTATTTCGTACTTTGAGAATTCTCAAGTGTGAACTTGATATTCGAGCCTACAACTGCCTCATTGATGGATTATGTAAATCCGGCAGACTCGAAATTGCACGGGAACTATTTCGTAGTTTGCCTCGTGGAGTCCTAATAGCAGATGTTGTAACATATAACATCATGATCCATGCGCTTTGTACTGATGGGAAAATGGACAAGGcacatgatttgtttcttGATATGGAAGCAAAAGGTGTAGCACCCAATTGTGTCACATTTAACACGCTTATGCTAGGTTGCATCCGCAATAATGAGACATCAAAAGTTGTTGAACTCCTTCACAGAATGGATGAGAGAAATGTAATACCAGATGGATCTACACTTTCAATTGTTGTGGACTTACTTGTAAAGAATGAAATTAGCTTAAACTCGATTCCACAATTCAAGAGTCAAAGTTAA